In the genome of Ancylomarina subtilis, one region contains:
- a CDS encoding dipeptidyl-peptidase 3 family protein, which produces MTEEFIYQTEQFADVKILRYQVPGFEDLTLQQKELIYYLSEAAHCGRDILFDQNNKYNLLIRRTLEAIFLSYDGDRDCEEFKKFEVYIKRVWFSNGIHHHYSMDKIMPEFTEEYFGELIANSNYELLPLKANQDEIDLLTRLSEVIFDENSEAKRVVLNPEKDLIESSANNYYESVSQKEVEAFYKQFDKGDVDRPISAGLNSKLVKENGEIKEKVWKVGGMYTEAIEEIVFWLEKALPIADSELQKQALTKLIEFYQTGDLKTFDDYSILWVKDLDAHVDVVNGFIEVYGDALAIKGSWESVVNFEDLEGSKRTKIISENAQWFEDHSPVDSRFKKEVVKGVSAKVITVAMLGGDCHPATPIGINLPNAEWIRKEHGSKSVTIDNITHAYHQASLKGGMLEEFAYSEEEIARSKEFGHLGGNLHTDLHECLGHGSGQLLPGVGMDALKNYHSTLEEARADLFALYYIMDEKLIEIGLIPNLEVGKAEYDGYIRNGLLTQLTRIELGKEIEESHMRNRQLIAKWVFEKGAEDNVIEKLEKEGKTYFVIRDYEKLRALFGELLSEVQRIKSEGDFETGKLLVENYAVKVDEPIHKEVKERFDKLNLAAYAGFINPEYHPVYKEGIIVDVEVSYPMDFAEQMLNYSHKYSFLPNEN; this is translated from the coding sequence ATGACAGAAGAATTTATATATCAAACGGAACAATTTGCTGATGTTAAAATATTAAGATATCAGGTGCCGGGTTTCGAAGATTTGACTCTACAACAGAAAGAGTTGATCTATTATTTATCAGAAGCGGCTCATTGTGGGCGAGATATTTTGTTTGATCAGAATAACAAATACAATCTGTTAATCCGAAGAACTTTAGAAGCTATTTTTTTGTCTTATGATGGAGATAGAGACTGTGAGGAATTTAAAAAGTTTGAGGTTTATATCAAGCGCGTTTGGTTCTCGAATGGGATACATCACCATTATTCCATGGATAAAATTATGCCTGAGTTTACAGAGGAATACTTCGGTGAACTAATTGCCAATTCGAACTATGAACTGCTTCCATTGAAGGCAAACCAAGATGAAATTGATTTGCTTACCCGATTGAGCGAGGTCATTTTTGATGAAAATTCAGAGGCAAAAAGAGTGGTTCTTAATCCTGAAAAGGATTTGATTGAGAGTTCGGCTAATAACTACTACGAATCTGTTTCTCAAAAAGAGGTTGAAGCGTTCTATAAGCAGTTTGATAAAGGGGATGTTGATCGTCCTATTTCAGCTGGTTTAAATTCAAAACTGGTAAAGGAAAATGGAGAGATAAAAGAAAAGGTTTGGAAAGTTGGTGGCATGTACACCGAGGCAATTGAAGAGATTGTATTTTGGTTAGAGAAAGCTTTACCAATTGCCGATAGTGAGCTGCAAAAACAAGCCTTAACCAAACTGATTGAATTCTACCAAACAGGTGATTTAAAAACCTTTGATGATTATTCAATTCTTTGGGTAAAGGATTTAGATGCGCATGTAGATGTGGTAAATGGTTTTATTGAAGTTTACGGTGATGCTCTTGCTATAAAAGGAAGCTGGGAGTCAGTGGTTAACTTTGAGGATTTGGAAGGAAGCAAGCGGACAAAAATTATTTCTGAAAATGCACAATGGTTTGAGGATCATTCTCCCGTCGATTCACGTTTTAAGAAAGAGGTCGTGAAAGGTGTTAGTGCTAAGGTGATAACGGTTGCGATGCTTGGTGGAGATTGTCATCCAGCTACACCAATTGGCATTAATTTGCCAAATGCCGAGTGGATTCGTAAGGAACACGGCAGCAAGTCGGTGACGATTGATAATATTACTCATGCATATCATCAAGCTTCTTTGAAGGGCGGAATGCTCGAAGAGTTTGCCTATAGTGAAGAAGAGATTGCTCGCTCGAAGGAATTTGGCCATTTAGGTGGAAATTTGCATACCGATTTACATGAATGTTTAGGTCATGGCTCAGGACAACTTCTCCCTGGTGTGGGGATGGACGCATTGAAAAATTACCATTCTACTCTTGAAGAAGCACGAGCTGATTTATTTGCCTTGTACTATATCATGGACGAAAAGTTGATTGAAATTGGTTTGATCCCTAATTTAGAAGTGGGCAAAGCTGAGTATGATGGCTATATTCGTAATGGTTTACTGACTCAACTTACCCGTATCGAGTTGGGCAAAGAGATTGAAGAATCACATATGAGAAATCGTCAACTCATTGCCAAGTGGGTTTTTGAAAAAGGCGCAGAAGATAATGTGATAGAGAAGCTGGAAAAAGAGGGTAAAACCTATTTTGTAATTCGTGACTACGAGAAGTTAAGAGCTCTCTTTGGTGAATTATTAAGCGAAGTGCAGCGAATCAAATCAGAAGGTGACTTTGAAACGGGTAAATTATTGGTTGAGAATTATGCCGTAAAAGTTGATGAGCCCATTCATAAGGAAGTTAAAGAGCGATTTGATAAACTGAATCTAGCTGCTTATGCGGGTTTTATTAATCCAGAATATCATCCTGTTTACAAAGAAGGAATAATTGTAGATGTCGAGGTCAGTTATCCTATGGATTTTGCTGAGCAAATGCTAAACTATTCGCATAAATATTCATTTTTACCCAATGAGAATTAA
- a CDS encoding aspartate aminotransferase family protein produces MISNRQLFLQHVATTSDYPISLEIERAEGIYMYTPEGKKYLDLVSGVSVSNLGHGHPRVRQAVKDQVDKYMHLMVYGEFIETPQVKLAKLLVDNLPDKLNSVYFVNSGSEANEGAIKLAKRYTGRSEIIHFNNAYHGSTHGALSVLGDEEMKNAYRPLLPDVRQIEFDNIEDLQKITNKTACVILEPIQSEAGFIIPSQEFLDTLRKRCDETGALLIFDEVQMGFGRTGKLFAFEHFNVIPDILTLAKAMGAGMPIGAFISEKGILDSFKSNPMLGHITTFGGHPVSCAAALAGLEVLLEDKIIEDVNRKGELFISLLKDHPLIKGFRNKGLFIAVNVENQEIMLEIMKQAYELGIVMDPFLFYPGAFRIAPPLVITDEEINEACKLLIKAMDAVKI; encoded by the coding sequence ATGATTTCCAATCGACAATTATTTTTGCAACATGTTGCAACGACCTCTGATTATCCAATTTCACTCGAAATTGAAAGAGCAGAAGGAATATATATGTATACCCCTGAAGGGAAAAAATACCTCGACCTGGTATCTGGTGTATCGGTAAGTAATTTAGGTCATGGTCATCCGCGTGTGAGACAGGCCGTTAAAGATCAGGTGGATAAATATATGCACCTGATGGTTTATGGTGAGTTTATTGAAACACCGCAGGTTAAGTTGGCTAAACTTCTAGTTGATAATTTACCGGACAAATTAAATTCGGTTTATTTTGTGAATTCGGGGAGTGAAGCCAACGAAGGCGCAATTAAATTGGCCAAACGATATACGGGAAGAAGTGAAATTATTCATTTCAATAATGCTTATCATGGGAGTACACATGGCGCATTAAGTGTGTTGGGAGATGAAGAAATGAAAAATGCATATCGCCCACTTTTACCTGATGTTCGCCAGATTGAGTTTGACAATATTGAGGATCTTCAAAAGATCACCAATAAAACGGCTTGTGTGATATTGGAGCCGATTCAGTCAGAAGCAGGCTTTATTATTCCGTCTCAGGAATTTTTGGATACCCTACGCAAGCGTTGTGATGAAACTGGGGCACTTTTGATTTTTGATGAAGTACAGATGGGCTTCGGACGTACAGGAAAGTTATTTGCCTTTGAGCATTTTAATGTAATCCCCGATATTTTAACGCTTGCTAAAGCAATGGGAGCGGGAATGCCAATTGGGGCGTTTATATCTGAAAAAGGAATATTGGACAGTTTCAAGTCTAATCCTATGCTGGGACATATCACTACTTTTGGAGGTCATCCGGTTTCATGTGCTGCTGCTTTGGCTGGACTCGAAGTGTTGCTGGAAGATAAAATAATTGAAGATGTCAATAGAAAAGGTGAACTTTTTATTTCTCTTTTAAAAGATCATCCTTTAATCAAGGGATTCCGAAACAAGGGGCTTTTTATAGCTGTAAATGTGGAGAATCAGGAGATTATGCTTGAAATAATGAAGCAAGCCTATGAATTAGGTATTGTTATGGATCCTTTCTTATTCTACCCAGGCGCTTTTCGCATTGCACCACCTTTGGTGATTACTGATGAGGAGATTAATGAAGCTTGTAAACTTCTTATAAAAGCGATGGATGCTGTAAAGATTTAA
- a CDS encoding LytR/AlgR family response regulator transcription factor yields MNCVVIDDDKLSRKVVESYIERTDYLTLIASYPSAIEAINDIKKNDPIDLIFLDVEMPEMSGMEFLNSLNTTPQVIIISSKEQYALEAFEYDVSDYLLKPISYSRFFKAVNKVNARADKNGSTVFTPENNEIFIKSNSTLVRLHYDDILWVEALENYVVVNTFTDKYTIHFTMKAIEDKMPSHLFSRIHRSYVVNLKKIEMIEDNSVVITTDGGSKSIPIGKSYREKLMGDINLMTR; encoded by the coding sequence ATGAATTGTGTTGTAATTGATGACGATAAACTTTCAAGAAAAGTTGTTGAGAGTTATATTGAAAGAACAGATTATCTGACACTTATTGCTTCTTACCCAAGTGCAATTGAGGCTATTAATGATATTAAGAAAAATGATCCTATAGATTTGATTTTTCTTGATGTTGAGATGCCTGAAATGTCTGGAATGGAGTTTTTGAATAGTTTAAATACAACACCTCAGGTAATAATTATTTCATCTAAGGAGCAATATGCATTAGAGGCATTTGAGTATGATGTATCAGATTATTTATTAAAGCCAATTTCATACAGTCGTTTTTTCAAGGCAGTAAACAAGGTGAACGCTCGTGCAGATAAAAATGGAAGTACAGTATTTACTCCAGAAAATAATGAGATCTTTATTAAGAGTAATTCAACTCTTGTAAGACTGCATTATGATGATATTCTTTGGGTTGAAGCACTTGAAAACTATGTGGTTGTTAATACTTTTACAGATAAGTATACCATCCACTTTACAATGAAAGCTATTGAAGACAAAATGCCTTCACATTTATTCTCAAGAATTCACCGTTCATACGTTGTAAATCTTAAGAAGATTGAGATGATTGAAGATAATTCAGTGGTAATTACAACTGATGGTGGCTCCAAGTCGATTCCTATTGGAAAATCGTACCGCGAGAAATTAATGGGTGATATCAATCTGATGACTCGATAA
- a CDS encoding TrmH family RNA methyltransferase, translating to MNFKQKQELIQFLETVMNEDRIELIDKNVNDRTRYITVVLENIFQPQNASAVMRSCDCFGVQDLHVIENSNQYELNPKVVMGSSKWIDLKRYNSKDENTLDAINHLRSEGYRIVATTPHTNDVLLPDFDLTKGKAAFFFGTELTGLSDVVMDNADEFVKIPMYGFTESFNISVSASLVLNHLASALRRSDISWQLSDEEKLDLKLEWYKRSLKSGQKMIDRFKKSIKSQ from the coding sequence ATGAATTTTAAGCAAAAGCAAGAATTGATTCAATTTTTGGAAACGGTAATGAATGAAGACCGAATTGAATTGATTGACAAAAATGTAAATGACAGAACCCGCTATATTACGGTTGTTCTTGAAAATATATTTCAGCCTCAAAATGCAAGTGCTGTCATGAGATCTTGTGATTGTTTCGGGGTGCAGGATTTACATGTTATTGAAAACTCAAATCAGTATGAGCTCAATCCTAAGGTTGTAATGGGGTCTTCAAAATGGATTGATTTGAAAAGATATAATTCCAAAGATGAAAATACGCTTGATGCGATTAATCATTTGAGGAGTGAGGGCTATCGAATTGTTGCGACAACACCACATACCAATGATGTTTTACTGCCCGATTTTGATCTTACCAAGGGGAAGGCCGCTTTCTTTTTTGGAACTGAACTGACGGGTTTATCTGATGTTGTGATGGACAATGCTGATGAGTTTGTTAAAATCCCTATGTATGGTTTTACGGAGAGTTTTAATATATCTGTATCGGCTTCTCTTGTGTTAAATCATTTAGCTTCAGCATTACGCCGTTCTGATATCAGTTGGCAACTATCTGATGAAGAAAAACTTGATTTAAAGCTCGAGTGGTATAAAAGATCACTTAAGAGTGGTCAAAAAATGATCGATCGTTTTAAAAAATCAATCAAATCGCAATAA
- a CDS encoding HU family DNA-binding protein — protein MNKAQLIEAMANKAGLTKADAKKALDAFIETTSEALKGEDRVALIGFGSFSVSTREARTGRNPQTGKPIDIPAKKVIKFKAGSELVDTIQ, from the coding sequence ATGAACAAGGCTCAATTAATTGAAGCAATGGCTAACAAAGCCGGTTTAACTAAAGCTGATGCAAAAAAAGCTCTTGATGCTTTTATCGAAACTACTTCTGAAGCTCTTAAAGGTGAAGATAGAGTAGCTCTTATCGGATTTGGTTCATTCTCTGTTTCAACTCGTGAAGCTAGAACTGGAAGAAACCCTCAAACTGGTAAGCCAATTGATATTCCAGCTAAAAAAGTTATTAAATTTAAGGCAGGTTCTGAGCTTGTTGACACAATTCAATAA
- a CDS encoding ABC transporter ATP-binding protein, with protein sequence MTDNYFKDILETDGLSIGYKQKRSEDLCLLSDLNLTIRRGELVCLLGPNGSGKSTLMRTIAGLQAPLKGKTLVEGVPIRERNFGEIARLLSIVLTERLQVGNLSVYHIVSLGRHPYTSWMGRLSEKDESMIKWALEQVGLWSYANKFINQLSDGERQRVMIAKALAQDTPLIMLDEPTAHLDLPNRVEIMRLLRNLAKETDKAILLSTHELDLALQAADIIWLMSKNSDLKIGAPEDLVLSGSIEQTFKNKSFNFDRKSGNFIMNYQKKQTVQLIGNDVMGFWTQRALSREGYQVTCEKTGDCSIHLKEDKMEWEIHKNGEVTYCRSIHDLLLGLNKKL encoded by the coding sequence GTGACTGATAATTACTTTAAAGACATATTGGAAACCGATGGCTTATCGATAGGATATAAGCAAAAGAGAAGCGAGGATTTATGTCTTTTGTCTGATCTTAATTTGACAATTCGAAGGGGGGAGTTGGTGTGTCTTTTGGGACCTAATGGATCTGGGAAATCGACTCTGATGCGTACCATAGCAGGTTTACAAGCTCCTTTGAAAGGAAAAACGCTGGTTGAGGGAGTGCCTATTCGGGAACGTAATTTTGGTGAGATTGCACGTTTGCTAAGTATTGTCTTAACCGAACGTCTTCAAGTTGGTAATCTTTCTGTATACCATATTGTGTCTTTAGGTCGACATCCGTATACGTCATGGATGGGGCGACTGTCTGAAAAAGACGAATCGATGATAAAGTGGGCTTTAGAGCAAGTCGGCTTGTGGTCCTATGCCAATAAGTTTATTAATCAGCTAAGTGATGGGGAACGCCAACGGGTGATGATTGCGAAGGCCTTAGCTCAGGATACGCCACTGATCATGTTAGATGAACCCACTGCGCATCTCGACCTGCCTAATCGGGTTGAGATTATGAGGCTTTTAAGAAATCTGGCAAAAGAAACGGATAAGGCAATACTATTATCCACCCATGAACTTGACCTGGCCCTTCAGGCCGCAGATATTATTTGGTTGATGTCTAAGAATAGTGATTTGAAAATCGGGGCACCTGAGGATTTAGTTCTTTCTGGGAGTATTGAACAAACCTTTAAAAACAAGTCATTTAATTTTGATAGAAAATCGGGTAATTTTATAATGAACTACCAGAAAAAACAAACAGTTCAGTTGATCGGAAATGACGTTATGGGGTTTTGGACTCAGCGAGCTTTATCCCGTGAAGGTTATCAGGTTACTTGTGAAAAAACTGGTGATTGTTCCATTCATCTCAAGGAAGATAAAATGGAATGGGAGATTCATAAAAATGGTGAGGTGACTTATTGTAGGAGTATACACGATTTGCTACTTGGTTTAAACAAAAAACTGTGA
- a CDS encoding FecCD family ABC transporter permease: protein MQNKTKIFLLVGLIVLIAVFLVVDLVLGSVSIPSDKIIAILTGEDVKTSWNYIILNFRLPKAITAILVGAGLSVSGLMMQTLFRNPLAGPYVLGISSGASLGVALMVMASALLPGVFGAIYGFLGSWALVVSAIAGASIIFIIIGMASIRISDSVSLLIIGIMFGSITGAVVNILQYFSDPEQLQSFIVWTFGSLSGVTWNEMHLMAPVVIIGLLMSFILIKPLDALLLGENYARGVGISVNRTRIWVIISTALVAGTLTAFTGPIAFIGVAVPHMARAIFGTASHKVLLPAVVLIGAVLMLICDILSQVPGNQTTLPINSVTAIFGGPVVIWVILRSRSVKASFS, encoded by the coding sequence ATGCAGAATAAGACTAAAATATTTCTATTGGTAGGCCTCATCGTTTTGATAGCTGTCTTTTTGGTTGTCGATCTTGTATTGGGAAGTGTGAGTATACCTTCCGATAAAATTATAGCAATTCTTACAGGGGAAGATGTGAAAACCTCATGGAATTATATAATACTAAATTTCAGGTTACCCAAAGCAATCACTGCAATTCTTGTCGGTGCGGGATTGTCTGTTTCGGGTTTGATGATGCAAACTTTATTTCGAAATCCTTTAGCCGGACCTTACGTTTTAGGTATTAGCTCTGGTGCAAGCTTGGGGGTTGCTTTAATGGTAATGGCTTCGGCTTTACTTCCAGGTGTTTTTGGCGCCATTTATGGTTTTCTTGGAAGTTGGGCTTTAGTGGTATCTGCTATTGCAGGAGCTTCTATCATTTTTATAATTATTGGAATGGCTTCAATCCGAATTTCCGATAGTGTTTCTCTCTTGATTATTGGGATCATGTTTGGGAGCATTACTGGTGCAGTCGTTAATATATTACAATATTTTAGTGATCCCGAACAGCTTCAAAGTTTTATTGTATGGACTTTTGGTAGTCTTAGTGGTGTGACGTGGAATGAGATGCATTTGATGGCACCTGTCGTTATTATTGGTTTGTTGATGTCTTTTATTCTTATAAAACCTCTCGATGCTTTGCTGCTAGGTGAGAATTATGCCCGGGGTGTTGGAATTTCGGTAAACAGAACCCGAATTTGGGTGATTATTAGCACAGCTCTGGTTGCTGGGACTTTAACGGCATTTACGGGACCAATAGCATTTATTGGTGTGGCTGTTCCTCATATGGCGAGAGCTATTTTTGGTACGGCTAGTCATAAGGTTCTGTTGCCAGCAGTAGTTCTCATAGGTGCTGTTTTGATGTTGATTTGTGATATCCTATCTCAAGTTCCAGGAAATCAAACGACCTTGCCCATAAATTCGGTGACTGCAATTTTTGGAGGTCCTGTCGTGATATGGGTAATCTTGAGAAGCAGAAGTGTTAAAGCGTCTTTTTCTTAG
- a CDS encoding ABC transporter substrate-binding protein: MGIRQLMMLAIAFSVFLVTSCVQFSSKKTESKTENQSVSVDSSFQFISKIKYAKGFKIERHNGYKELSVLNPWNKGEIFQKYYLIPRGKKQKLSLPSDGQVIEVPIRSIASLSNTQIGILNFLGVLDKVVAVSMPDRIYSDDLNKRIEKGEVVGAGSGQGMAFDFEKLVDISPELVMVSGYMKISNDEAKLIDAGLPVAFNIEWMESSLLARAEWAKFIAAFFNEEQKADKLFTTLEERYLSIKSEISHVTNRPGVISGYHFKGVWYMPGGQSYLAQLLRDAKGDYCWFSDSSQGSIPLSFEVVLEKQSGAKIWFGPAQCRSLKEMADLDERYTLFQAYKDGQVYSMTKRKNAKGANDYFESGVIRPDLMLKDVAKILHPELFPDYELYFYQKLN; the protein is encoded by the coding sequence ATGGGTATTCGTCAATTAATGATGCTAGCTATAGCATTTAGTGTATTTCTGGTCACCTCTTGTGTTCAGTTTTCAAGTAAGAAAACCGAATCTAAAACTGAAAATCAATCTGTTTCGGTTGATTCATCATTCCAATTTATTTCAAAAATCAAGTATGCCAAGGGGTTTAAAATCGAGCGGCATAATGGATACAAAGAATTGTCTGTTCTGAATCCCTGGAATAAGGGTGAGATTTTTCAGAAATATTATTTAATTCCCAGAGGTAAAAAACAAAAGCTGAGTTTGCCATCCGATGGACAGGTTATTGAAGTTCCAATTAGGAGTATTGCTTCACTGTCGAATACTCAAATTGGAATTTTGAATTTTCTTGGAGTGCTTGATAAGGTAGTCGCTGTATCCATGCCTGATAGAATCTATAGTGACGATTTAAATAAGCGAATCGAGAAAGGAGAGGTTGTTGGTGCGGGATCCGGCCAGGGGATGGCTTTCGATTTTGAAAAACTTGTCGATATTTCGCCTGAACTTGTTATGGTATCAGGCTATATGAAAATCTCAAATGACGAAGCCAAATTGATAGATGCGGGTTTGCCCGTGGCTTTTAATATTGAGTGGATGGAAAGTAGCCTTCTAGCTCGAGCAGAGTGGGCTAAGTTTATAGCAGCTTTTTTTAATGAGGAGCAAAAGGCAGATAAACTCTTTACTACACTTGAGGAGCGATACTTGAGTATCAAATCGGAAATTAGTCACGTGACAAATAGGCCGGGAGTTATTTCCGGATATCATTTCAAGGGCGTTTGGTATATGCCTGGAGGACAAAGTTATTTAGCTCAGTTGTTGCGAGATGCAAAAGGAGACTATTGCTGGTTTTCAGATTCCTCTCAAGGGAGTATCCCCTTAAGTTTCGAGGTGGTTTTAGAGAAACAATCCGGGGCTAAAATTTGGTTTGGACCAGCTCAGTGTCGAAGTTTGAAGGAGATGGCCGATTTAGATGAACGTTATACTTTATTTCAGGCTTATAAGGATGGTCAGGTTTATTCTATGACAAAGCGTAAGAATGCAAAAGGAGCTAATGATTATTTTGAATCGGGTGTAATACGTCCGGATCTGATGCTTAAAGATGTTGCTAAGATTTTGCATCCGGAGTTGTTTCCTGATTATGAGCTGTATTTTTACCAAAAATTGAATTAG
- a CDS encoding Arc family DNA-binding protein — protein sequence MTKKKSFVLRLNPEIYKKLEKWASDEFRSVNGQIEWIIDKSLKDSGRKKKESSLEEDTDKEGDV from the coding sequence ATGACGAAAAAGAAATCCTTTGTTTTGCGATTAAATCCGGAAATCTATAAAAAGTTGGAGAAGTGGGCGTCTGATGAATTTCGAAGTGTCAATGGGCAAATTGAATGGATTATAGATAAATCTCTAAAGGATTCCGGACGAAAGAAAAAAGAGAGCTCTCTTGAAGAAGATACCGATAAGGAAGGAGATGTCTAA
- a CDS encoding SPFH domain-containing protein — protein MKQEKSFSPISGYFMIFSVLILILAGVFGLAVIHHPAFVIAILAAIFMIPGFVIVNPNQSVVLILFGEYKGTVKANGFFWVNPFFSKRKVSLRARNLDSDPIKVNDKIGNPIMIGVVLVWRVRDTFKATFDVNDYSNFVAIQSEAAIRGMAGSYPYDNFEDEQAEITLRSGGNEVSELLERELSERLEIAGIEVMEARINYLAYASEIAGAMLRRQQATAVVAARFKIVEGAVSMVEMALEQLKEKDVIELDEDKKATMVSSLMVVLCSDKDATPVLNTGSLYQ, from the coding sequence ATGAAACAAGAGAAGAGTTTTTCACCAATTTCAGGCTACTTTATGATTTTTTCAGTCCTGATTTTAATTTTAGCTGGGGTTTTTGGATTGGCAGTTATTCATCATCCGGCTTTTGTGATTGCCATTTTGGCTGCAATTTTTATGATACCGGGCTTTGTGATTGTTAATCCGAATCAGTCTGTTGTTTTAATCTTGTTTGGAGAATATAAAGGCACTGTAAAAGCAAATGGTTTTTTCTGGGTAAACCCATTTTTTTCAAAGAGAAAAGTATCTTTGAGAGCGCGAAATCTTGATAGTGATCCGATTAAGGTCAATGATAAAATTGGTAATCCAATTATGATTGGTGTTGTTTTGGTATGGCGTGTGAGGGATACGTTTAAGGCAACTTTTGATGTCAATGATTATTCAAATTTTGTTGCGATTCAATCCGAGGCTGCTATCAGAGGAATGGCCGGATCTTATCCTTATGATAATTTTGAAGATGAGCAGGCTGAGATCACTTTGCGTTCAGGTGGTAATGAGGTGAGTGAATTGCTTGAAAGAGAGCTTTCTGAAAGGCTTGAAATTGCAGGAATTGAAGTGATGGAAGCTAGAATCAACTATCTGGCATATGCTTCGGAAATTGCAGGAGCGATGTTGCGTCGTCAGCAGGCCACAGCAGTTGTTGCTGCCCGATTTAAAATTGTTGAAGGTGCCGTCAGTATGGTTGAAATGGCTCTTGAGCAACTTAAAGAAAAAGATGTAATTGAATTGGACGAAGATAAGAAAGCAACTATGGTAAGTAGCTTGATGGTTGTGCTTTGTTCTGATAAGGATGCAACACCTGTTTTGAATACAGGTAGTTTGTATCAATAA
- the dnaA gene encoding chromosomal replication initiator protein DnaA, protein MNNNHFQIWENCLTVIKDNVSPISFSTWFQPIVPLKLENEILTLQVPSHFFYEYLEEKYIDLLRKTLRKELGPNAKLEYNVVMENNHMANVKPLSVVVPGNNPANTKNRPVKNPFSQEEPSIKNPFVIPGIKKLQIDSQLNPDYTFANFIEGDCNRLARSAGWAVSENPGGTAFNPLVLYGDSGLGKTHLAQSIGLKAKELHPEKTVLYVSSQKFQTQFTEAIRNNNKNDFLHFYQMIDILIIDDIQELAGKEKTQNTFFHIFNHLHQSGKQLILTSDKAPIELKGMENRLLSRFKWGLSADLQNPDYETRVRILQQKAYKDGIILESDVIEYIATHVTNNVRELEGALISLLAQSTLNKKELNLELAIEIIDKLVKNTKREISIDYIQKIVCDHFNMAVDLLQAKTRKREIVQARQIAMYFSKSMTKASLSTIGSQIGKKDHATVLHACKTVNNLIDTDRAFKTQIDEINKKLKM, encoded by the coding sequence ATGAACAATAATCACTTCCAAATCTGGGAAAATTGCTTAACTGTAATTAAGGATAATGTTTCGCCAATTAGTTTTAGTACTTGGTTTCAACCGATTGTACCATTAAAATTGGAGAACGAAATTCTTACTTTACAGGTACCTAGCCATTTCTTCTACGAGTATCTGGAAGAGAAGTATATTGATCTACTTAGAAAGACTTTAAGAAAAGAACTTGGACCTAATGCTAAGTTAGAATACAACGTGGTGATGGAGAATAATCACATGGCAAATGTGAAACCTCTGTCGGTTGTTGTGCCTGGGAATAATCCGGCAAATACAAAAAACCGCCCCGTAAAAAATCCTTTCTCACAAGAGGAACCTAGCATCAAGAATCCTTTCGTTATTCCTGGTATCAAAAAATTACAAATTGATTCTCAGCTTAACCCTGATTATACTTTTGCTAATTTTATTGAAGGTGACTGCAACCGTTTAGCTCGCTCAGCAGGTTGGGCCGTTTCTGAGAATCCTGGAGGTACAGCTTTTAACCCGCTTGTATTATATGGTGATTCGGGATTGGGTAAAACTCACTTGGCTCAATCAATAGGATTAAAAGCCAAAGAGCTGCATCCTGAAAAAACGGTTTTATACGTTAGTTCTCAAAAATTCCAAACTCAGTTTACTGAAGCCATTCGTAATAATAACAAAAATGATTTCCTTCATTTCTATCAAATGATCGACATCTTAATTATTGACGATATTCAGGAATTGGCTGGTAAAGAAAAAACTCAAAATACATTTTTTCATATTTTCAATCACCTGCACCAATCAGGAAAACAATTAATTTTGACTTCTGATAAGGCTCCAATTGAATTGAAAGGAATGGAAAACCGTTTGCTTTCACGTTTCAAATGGGGATTGTCAGCAGATTTACAAAATCCTGATTACGAAACAAGAGTCCGTATTTTACAGCAAAAAGCTTATAAGGACGGGATTATTCTTGAAAGCGATGTGATTGAATATATTGCGACACACGTTACCAATAATGTTCGTGAACTGGAAGGTGCACTTATTTCACTACTGGCTCAGTCGACCCTAAATAAAAAGGAATTAAACCTTGAGCTTGCTATTGAAATCATTGATAAGTTGGTAAAGAATACGAAACGTGAAATCTCGATCGACTACATTCAAAAGATTGTTTGTGACCATTTCAATATGGCCGTTGATTTGCTTCAGGCTAAGACAAGAAAAAGAGAAATTGTTCAAGCGCGTCAAATTGCCATGTATTTTTCTAAATCAATGACTAAGGCTTCATTATCAACTATTGGTTCTCAGATTGGAAAAAAAGATCACGCCACAGTATTACATGCTTGCAAAACAGTAAACAATCTAATTGATACTGACAGAGCTTTCAAGACTCAGATTGACGAGATAAATAAAAAACTAAAAATGTAA